From Tiliqua scincoides isolate rTilSci1 chromosome 2, rTilSci1.hap2, whole genome shotgun sequence, the proteins below share one genomic window:
- the LOC136640247 gene encoding zinc finger and SCAN domain-containing protein 2-like → MEDKEKPYKCLECGRSFSVRSNLTAHQRTHTGEKRYKCVECGRSFSSGASLTVHQRTHTGEKPYECLECGKSFIHPSNLIVHQRTHTGEKPYKCLDCGKSFSSSSQLAVHQRIHTGEKPYKCLVCGMSFNFRGNLTRHQSSHPEEKPYKCVQCGKSFSISSQLLVHQRTHTGEKPYKCLVCGKSFIGGGNMARHQTTHTGEKPHKCLECGKSFSTRSSLALHERTHTGEKPYKCLECGKGFRTTSSLSLHERTHTGEKPHKCFECGMSFRQIGHLTAHQRTHTSEKCLEKEVLPL, encoded by the coding sequence ATGGAAGAcaaggagaaaccatataaatgcttagagtgtggaagaAGCTTCTCTGTGAGATCAAACCTGACTgcgcatcaaagaactcacacaggagagaaacgaTATAAATGCgtggagtgtggaaggagcttctcATCAGGagcaagcctgactgtgcatcaaagaactcacacaggggagaaaccatatgaatgcttggagtgtgggaagagctttatACACCCCTCAAACCTGATtgtacatcaaagaacccacacaggggagaaaccatataaatgcttggactgtggaaagagcttcagtagtaGCTCACAActggctgtgcatcaaagaatccacacaggggagaaaccatataaatgcctggtGTGTGGAATGAGCTTTAATTTCAGAGGAAACCTGACAAGGCATCAAAGTAGCCACCCAgaggagaagccatataaatgtgtgcagtgtggaaagagcttcagtatcaGCTCACAACTGcttgtgcatcaaagaacacacacaggggagaaaccatataaatgcttggtgtgtggaaagagctttattgGTGGGGGAAACATGGCAAGGCATCAAACAACCCACACAGGCGAGAAAccacataaatgcttggagtgtggaaagagcttcagtactaGGTCAAGCCTGGCCttgcatgaaagaacccacacaggcgagaaaccatataagtgcttggagtgtggaaagggctttaGAACAACCTCAAGCCTGTCTTTGCATGAAAGGACCCACACAGGCGAGAAACCTCATAAATGTTTTGAGTGCGGAATGAGTTTCAGGCAGATTGGGCAcctgactgcacatcaaagaacccacacaagtGAGAAATGCTTGGAGAAAGAAGTGCTTCCCTTATAA